Proteins encoded within one genomic window of Mycolicibacterium aubagnense:
- a CDS encoding twin-arginine translocation pathway signal, which translates to MAAEGHCEPRRRRAQNGEGGVRTVSVKNVSIKKWWLPIVVALLVAASAALAGSLYWTQYRPDKQTDAAAEHTVIDAASAGAVALLSYSPDTLDKDFSAAKSHLTGDFLTYYSQFSQQIVAPAAKQRGVKTTASVVQSAVSELKPDSAVVLLFIDQETRSTERPQPSLAASSVRVTMAKSGGNWLISKFDPI; encoded by the coding sequence GTGGCGGCTGAAGGTCACTGTGAGCCGCGACGGCGGCGTGCTCAAAATGGCGAAGGTGGAGTTCGTACCGTGAGTGTCAAGAACGTGAGCATCAAGAAGTGGTGGCTGCCGATCGTCGTGGCGCTGCTGGTCGCCGCGTCGGCGGCGCTGGCGGGATCGCTGTACTGGACCCAGTATCGGCCTGACAAGCAGACCGATGCCGCTGCTGAACACACGGTGATCGATGCGGCATCAGCCGGCGCGGTGGCCCTGCTGTCCTATTCGCCTGACACGCTGGACAAGGACTTCTCGGCTGCCAAGTCGCATCTCACCGGCGATTTCCTCACGTACTACAGCCAATTCAGCCAGCAGATCGTGGCGCCGGCCGCCAAGCAGCGTGGCGTGAAGACGACCGCGTCCGTGGTCCAGTCGGCGGTCTCGGAGCTGAAGCCCGACTCGGCCGTGGTGCTGTTGTTCATCGATCAGGAGACGCGGAGCACCGAGCGGCCGCAACCGAGCCTGGCCGCCAGTAGCGTTCGGGTGACCATGGCCAAAAGCGGTGGCAATTGGCTCATTTCGAAGTTCGATCCCATTTAG
- a CDS encoding FadD3 family acyl-CoA ligase produces the protein MSWCTIPEMVLSTAERFGDAEALVDGPLRLSYAELAGRIRRAAGAFHALGIAKGDRVAIWAPNSADWVIAALGLITAGGVVVPVNTRFKAEEAADIITRSGAKAVMVEKGFLGQDFDVPAGVPAIDLRSGFLDNAEPYECRDIDGDDIADIIYTSGTTGRPKGVMMNHRQTLRQYAEWCDRVDLRESDRYLIVNPFFHTFGYKAGIIAALIRGATILPVAVFDADAVVELVERESITVLPGPPTLYHSLLAVPDKARLATLRAGVTGAADIPVELVRRVLHELPFQTLATGYGLTECGTATMSRPGDSFEDIATTVGRPSDGVEVRIADDGEVLVRGYTVMAGYLDDPVATAEAVDTDGWLHTGDLGSFDDSGRLRIIGRKKDMFIVGGFNAYPAEIEGYLLEHPAVDQVAVIGVPDDRLGQVGMAFVVSASPMTEQQLIAWSRERMAGYKAPRFVEFVEELPQNATGKVTKDALVAMAGPTLQRRADAAPSDR, from the coding sequence ATGAGCTGGTGCACAATTCCGGAGATGGTGCTGAGCACCGCGGAGAGATTCGGCGACGCGGAAGCGCTGGTCGACGGACCGCTGCGCCTGTCGTACGCCGAACTGGCGGGGCGTATCCGGCGAGCAGCGGGCGCCTTCCACGCGCTGGGGATCGCGAAGGGCGACCGGGTCGCCATCTGGGCGCCCAACTCGGCCGACTGGGTGATCGCCGCGTTGGGGCTGATCACCGCTGGGGGAGTAGTGGTTCCGGTCAACACCCGGTTCAAGGCCGAGGAGGCGGCCGACATCATCACCCGCAGCGGCGCCAAGGCGGTGATGGTCGAGAAAGGTTTCCTGGGGCAGGATTTCGATGTCCCCGCCGGTGTGCCGGCCATCGACCTGAGGTCGGGGTTCCTCGACAACGCAGAGCCCTACGAGTGCCGCGACATCGACGGCGACGACATCGCCGACATCATCTACACGTCGGGTACCACCGGCCGCCCCAAGGGCGTGATGATGAACCACCGGCAGACCCTGCGGCAGTACGCCGAGTGGTGCGACCGGGTCGACCTTCGGGAAAGCGACCGATATCTGATCGTCAACCCGTTCTTCCACACCTTCGGTTATAAGGCGGGCATCATCGCCGCGCTGATCCGCGGCGCCACCATACTGCCGGTGGCGGTGTTCGACGCCGACGCCGTCGTGGAACTCGTTGAGCGCGAAAGTATCACCGTGCTTCCCGGTCCACCGACGCTCTACCACTCGCTGCTCGCGGTGCCGGACAAGGCGAGGCTCGCGACGCTGCGGGCCGGCGTCACCGGCGCCGCGGATATCCCCGTGGAGTTGGTGCGCCGCGTCCTGCACGAGCTGCCTTTCCAGACGCTCGCGACGGGGTACGGGCTCACCGAGTGCGGCACGGCCACGATGTCCCGGCCTGGCGACTCGTTCGAGGACATCGCCACCACGGTGGGTCGCCCTTCGGACGGCGTCGAGGTACGCATCGCCGACGACGGCGAAGTGTTGGTCCGCGGCTACACCGTGATGGCGGGATACCTCGACGATCCGGTCGCCACCGCGGAGGCCGTCGACACCGACGGCTGGTTGCACACCGGTGATCTCGGATCGTTCGACGACAGCGGCCGGCTGCGCATCATCGGCCGGAAGAAGGACATGTTCATCGTCGGTGGCTTCAATGCGTATCCGGCGGAAATCGAGGGTTACCTGCTCGAACATCCGGCGGTGGATCAGGTCGCGGTCATCGGTGTTCCCGACGACCGGTTGGGGCAAGTAGGGATGGCGTTCGTCGTCTCGGCGTCGCCGATGACCGAACAGCAACTGATCGCGTGGAGTCGGGAGCGGATGGCGGGGTACAAGGCGCCGCGGTTCGTCGAATTCGTCGAGGAACTGCCGCAGAACGCCACCGGCAAGGTCACCAAGGACGCGCTGGTGGCGATGGCTGGTCCGACGTTGCAGCGTCGCGCCGACGCGGCACCATCCGACCGCTGA
- a CDS encoding AMP-binding protein, with protein MTGLRSPVNRTVPADLAARYRDNGWWTTETVGDLLAAGVRAAPDADFRIHSAVRGWSGTYAEAEHVARRLAAGLRARGVGPGDVVAFQLPNWMEAAAVFWAAAFLGAVVVPIVHFYGRKELAHILADAAPRVFITADNAGRPAHHADLCADVPIVGVVGRDFDNLLADEPMTGTLPVDPAAPALIAYTSGTTSNPKGVVHTHQSLVCETRQLNAGYPTKRGKELTVAPVGHFIGMVGAFLIPVLEGRPINLCDSWDAGQVLALMKRDGLAVGGGPPYFVTSLLDHPDCTDEHHALLKTVGLGGSSVPAAVTRRLSDLGVFVYRAYGSTEHPSITGTHPTAPEVKRLFTDGDPRPGVEIRLDDEGEIFSRGPDLCLGYTDDALTAQAFDDDGWYRTGDIGFLDADGYLTITDRKADVIIRGGENVSAVEVEEVLLGMENIADAVVVAAPDARLGERVAAVVRVRPGQVLPTLQQVREHFATAGVARQKWPEELHEVADYPRTASGKVQKFLVRQGLRS; from the coding sequence ATGACTGGTCTCCGCAGCCCCGTAAACCGCACCGTGCCCGCCGATCTCGCCGCCAGATACCGAGACAACGGCTGGTGGACCACCGAAACCGTCGGTGACCTGCTGGCTGCCGGCGTGCGGGCCGCGCCCGACGCCGACTTCCGGATCCACTCGGCAGTCCGGGGCTGGTCGGGTACCTACGCCGAGGCCGAGCATGTGGCCCGCCGGCTCGCCGCGGGACTGCGGGCACGTGGCGTCGGCCCCGGCGACGTCGTCGCCTTCCAACTGCCGAACTGGATGGAAGCCGCCGCGGTGTTCTGGGCGGCGGCGTTTCTGGGCGCGGTCGTCGTACCGATCGTGCACTTCTACGGCCGCAAGGAACTGGCGCACATCCTCGCGGACGCCGCCCCGCGCGTCTTCATCACCGCCGATAACGCCGGTCGGCCGGCCCACCACGCCGATCTGTGCGCCGACGTGCCGATCGTCGGGGTGGTGGGCCGCGACTTCGACAACCTGCTCGCCGACGAACCGATGACGGGCACCCTCCCCGTCGACCCGGCCGCACCGGCGCTCATCGCTTACACGTCCGGCACGACCAGCAACCCCAAAGGCGTCGTCCACACCCATCAGTCGCTGGTCTGCGAGACGCGCCAACTCAACGCCGGATACCCCACCAAGCGTGGCAAAGAGCTGACTGTCGCGCCCGTCGGCCATTTCATCGGCATGGTCGGCGCGTTCCTCATCCCGGTGCTGGAAGGACGGCCCATCAACCTCTGCGACAGCTGGGATGCCGGCCAGGTGCTGGCATTGATGAAGCGTGACGGACTCGCGGTCGGCGGCGGACCGCCGTACTTCGTCACAAGCCTGCTGGACCATCCCGACTGCACGGACGAACACCATGCGTTGCTGAAAACCGTTGGCCTGGGCGGATCATCGGTGCCGGCGGCGGTGACGCGCCGGTTGTCAGACTTGGGCGTATTCGTCTACCGCGCGTACGGCAGCACCGAGCATCCGTCGATCACCGGCACTCATCCGACCGCGCCTGAGGTGAAACGTCTCTTCACCGACGGCGATCCCCGGCCGGGCGTCGAGATCCGGTTGGACGACGAGGGCGAGATCTTCAGCCGTGGCCCCGACTTGTGCCTCGGCTACACCGACGACGCGCTGACTGCGCAGGCCTTCGACGACGACGGCTGGTACCGCACCGGCGACATCGGATTCCTCGACGCGGACGGGTATCTCACGATCACCGATCGCAAGGCCGACGTGATCATCCGCGGCGGGGAGAACGTCAGTGCCGTGGAAGTGGAAGAGGTGCTGCTGGGCATGGAGAACATCGCCGACGCTGTGGTGGTGGCGGCACCCGACGCCCGGCTCGGCGAGCGGGTGGCCGCCGTCGTGCGGGTCAGGCCCGGCCAGGTCCTGCCGACGCTGCAGCAGGTGCGCGAGCACTTCGCGACTGCGGGTGTGGCGCGCCAGAAGTGGCCCGAGGAACTACACGAGGTGGCGGATTATCCGCGGACCGCCAGCGGGAAAGTGCAGAAATTCCTGGTGCGCCAAGGGCTTCGATCATGA
- a CDS encoding HNH endonuclease signature motif containing protein encodes MRFADPAVIEEAYADLEADTTRIADLDYSRLSVPDLLELQSRRERQKCAAEAVDHRILAALVAQTSPKEIGGKNWADVLRIRLHIDAKEARRRVRDMENLGPRLGLTGEVLPPRWEEAARAQADGAINTDHVEVIANFMANLPDWVDPATTTQSEQTLVARARHQTPEELRAAANKLLYELDQDGPEPDDTERDRKRGISHGKQRQDGTSEVSGPLTPEARGYWDAIYDKYAAPGMCNPADEVPCISGTPTAEQIAGDTRTLAQRQHDAQMWVARMALTSGMMGEHNGLPVTVIATGTVTDLERGAGVAVTHTGTKLPIRDLIRMAGQGAHHYLTVFDQHSSIPLYLARARRTASPGQRLALFAAHLGCTRPNCTAPASRSQAHHLIPWKHGGSTDITNLTLACGCDNRLADTGGWSTTMGPHGRTPWTPPPLLDVGQPRTNQYHHPTLHPTEGEDADGEIESPTD; translated from the coding sequence ATGAGATTCGCCGATCCGGCTGTTATCGAGGAGGCCTACGCCGACCTCGAAGCTGACACCACCCGGATCGCAGACCTCGACTACAGCAGGTTGAGTGTGCCGGACCTACTGGAGTTGCAGTCCCGCCGCGAACGACAGAAGTGCGCCGCCGAAGCGGTCGATCACCGCATCCTGGCCGCCCTGGTAGCCCAAACCAGCCCGAAAGAGATCGGCGGGAAAAACTGGGCCGACGTGCTGCGGATCCGCCTGCACATCGACGCCAAGGAAGCCCGCCGGCGGGTTCGGGATATGGAGAATCTAGGTCCACGATTGGGGTTGACCGGCGAGGTGTTGCCACCGCGGTGGGAAGAAGCCGCCCGGGCTCAAGCCGATGGGGCGATCAACACCGACCACGTCGAAGTGATCGCAAACTTCATGGCGAACCTGCCCGACTGGGTGGATCCGGCGACCACAACCCAGAGTGAGCAGACGCTGGTGGCCCGGGCGAGGCACCAGACCCCCGAAGAGCTGCGAGCCGCGGCCAACAAACTGCTCTACGAACTCGACCAGGACGGGCCCGAGCCCGACGACACCGAACGCGACCGCAAACGCGGGATCAGCCACGGTAAGCAACGCCAGGATGGGACCTCGGAGGTCAGCGGCCCCCTGACCCCCGAAGCCCGCGGGTATTGGGATGCGATCTACGACAAGTACGCCGCCCCCGGGATGTGCAACCCCGCCGATGAGGTGCCCTGCATCAGCGGGACGCCCACGGCGGAGCAGATCGCGGGCGACACCCGCACTCTCGCGCAACGTCAACATGACGCGCAGATGTGGGTCGCCCGCATGGCCCTGACCTCAGGCATGATGGGCGAACACAACGGGCTACCCGTCACCGTGATCGCGACCGGGACCGTCACAGACCTCGAACGCGGCGCCGGTGTCGCGGTCACCCATACCGGGACGAAGCTGCCGATCCGAGATCTGATCCGTATGGCGGGTCAGGGTGCGCATCACTATCTGACGGTGTTCGACCAGCACAGCAGCATTCCGCTGTATCTGGCCCGGGCCCGCCGCACCGCATCACCGGGCCAACGCCTCGCCCTGTTCGCCGCCCACCTGGGCTGCACCCGACCCAATTGCACCGCCCCAGCCTCGCGCTCCCAAGCCCACCACCTGATCCCATGGAAACACGGCGGCAGCACCGACATCACCAACCTCACCCTGGCCTGCGGCTGCGACAACCGGCTCGCCGACACCGGCGGCTGGAGCACCACCATGGGCCCCCACGGCCGCACCCCGTGGACCCCACCACCACTCTTAGATGTCGGCCAACCAAGAACGAATCAGTATCACCACCCGACGCTGCATCCCACCGAGGGTGAGGACGCCGATGGCGAAATCGAGAGTCCCACAGACTGA
- a CDS encoding cytochrome P450 gives MTDLDSTNFFADPSLVDDPYPYFDGLRAKCPVLDQPHHGVLAVSGHSEALAVYKDGAFSSCVSVAGPFSGLPFQPEGDDISDLLEEYRDRIPMSEHIVTQDGALHARTRGLLSRLLTPKRLKENEDFMWELSDQLLDRFVSRGSGEFLADYARPFSGLVIADLLGIPRSDHDEFRAVNGSQVVGDITDDTVTRAHNPLEWLDEKFTGYITERRREPREDVLTEMAQAKYPDGSTPEIIDVVRLATFVFAAGQETTTKLLSFGMQVLGENPDMQQLLCENRELIPLFVEEALRMESPVKCHFRMARTSTTVGDTVVPAGSMVMLLPGASNRDERKFEQPHEFRLDRPNVREHIAFGRGSHSCPGAPLARAEGRISLNRILDRMADIRISEEHHGPAGTRRYTYEPTWQMRGLTELHLEFSPAG, from the coding sequence ATGACCGACCTCGACTCGACCAACTTCTTCGCCGATCCTTCGCTGGTCGACGATCCGTACCCCTATTTCGACGGGTTGCGCGCGAAATGCCCTGTACTGGACCAACCGCACCACGGGGTGCTGGCGGTGTCGGGGCACTCCGAAGCGCTCGCCGTCTACAAGGACGGCGCGTTCTCGTCGTGCGTGTCGGTGGCAGGCCCCTTCTCCGGGTTGCCTTTTCAGCCGGAAGGCGACGACATCAGTGATTTGCTCGAGGAGTACCGCGATCGGATTCCGATGAGCGAACACATCGTCACCCAGGACGGTGCGCTGCATGCCCGAACCCGCGGGCTCCTGAGCCGACTACTGACCCCCAAGCGGCTCAAGGAGAACGAAGACTTCATGTGGGAGCTGTCGGACCAATTGCTGGACCGGTTTGTCTCCCGCGGATCGGGCGAATTCCTGGCCGACTACGCGCGGCCGTTCTCCGGGTTGGTGATCGCCGACCTGCTGGGCATACCGCGCTCCGACCACGACGAGTTCCGGGCGGTGAACGGGAGCCAGGTGGTCGGCGATATCACGGACGACACCGTCACCCGCGCTCACAACCCACTGGAATGGCTCGACGAGAAATTCACCGGCTACATCACCGAGCGCCGCCGCGAGCCGCGCGAGGACGTACTGACCGAGATGGCGCAGGCGAAATACCCGGACGGATCGACGCCCGAGATCATCGATGTCGTGCGGTTGGCGACGTTCGTGTTCGCGGCGGGCCAGGAGACCACGACGAAGCTGCTGAGCTTCGGCATGCAGGTGCTCGGAGAGAACCCCGACATGCAGCAGCTGCTGTGCGAAAACCGGGAATTGATACCGCTTTTCGTCGAGGAGGCGCTGCGGATGGAGAGCCCGGTGAAATGTCACTTCCGGATGGCGCGTACGTCGACCACCGTCGGTGACACCGTGGTGCCGGCCGGCTCGATGGTGATGCTCCTGCCCGGCGCGAGCAACCGCGACGAGCGAAAGTTCGAGCAGCCCCATGAATTTCGTCTCGACCGGCCCAACGTGCGCGAGCACATCGCGTTCGGCCGGGGGAGCCATTCGTGCCCCGGCGCACCGCTGGCACGGGCCGAGGGCCGCATCTCGCTCAACCGGATCCTCGACCGAATGGCCGACATCCGCATCAGCGAAGAGCACCATGGCCCGGCCGGCACGCGGCGCTACACCTACGAGCCGACCTGGCAGATGCGCGGGCTCACCGAGCTGCATCTGGAGTTCAGTCCTGCCGGCTAG
- a CDS encoding cytochrome P450 codes for MELFDDLEDFGAFDDVVSGDVRDPYTEMARLRREEGIQRIDMSVMPGEEGKPLFIVYRHEDIATMLRDNETFSSAIVIQAFGEVLGQRVMLGMDEPDHGRHRALVSKAFSQKALARWEGNLVGRVGNELIDGFVGDGQVDLVKEFTFPYPTRIIAGLLGLPEEDYPQFQRWSISLLSFTINPERGKAASKALEEYFAPILAARRADPQDDLISSLAVAEIDGEKLDDDEIFSFLRLLLPAGVETTYRSLGNLLLGLLTHPDQLDAVRADRSLIPQAIEEAVRWEAPLLTITRVAVRDTQLGGVDIPAGSSVMPMLGAANRQEDRYADPDSFDIFRAARTPISWGHGAHVCMGMHLARLEMRVALNLLFDRLPNLRLDPAAEAPHIRGQVFRSPTALPVLFG; via the coding sequence ATGGAGCTGTTCGATGACCTCGAGGATTTCGGCGCGTTCGACGACGTCGTGTCGGGTGACGTCCGCGACCCCTACACCGAGATGGCCCGACTGCGGCGAGAGGAGGGCATCCAGCGCATCGACATGTCGGTGATGCCGGGCGAAGAGGGCAAGCCGCTGTTCATCGTGTACCGCCACGAGGACATTGCCACGATGCTGCGGGACAACGAGACCTTCTCGTCGGCCATCGTGATCCAGGCGTTCGGTGAGGTGCTGGGACAGCGGGTGATGCTGGGTATGGACGAGCCCGACCACGGCAGACATCGTGCGCTGGTATCAAAGGCGTTCTCCCAGAAGGCTCTTGCGCGATGGGAGGGGAACCTGGTCGGTCGTGTCGGCAACGAACTGATCGACGGCTTCGTCGGCGACGGCCAGGTGGACCTGGTGAAGGAATTCACTTTTCCCTACCCGACCCGGATCATCGCCGGCCTGCTGGGCCTGCCGGAAGAGGACTACCCGCAGTTCCAGCGGTGGTCGATCTCGCTGTTGTCGTTCACCATCAATCCCGAACGCGGGAAGGCCGCTTCCAAGGCGCTGGAGGAGTACTTCGCCCCGATCCTTGCTGCCCGCCGCGCCGACCCGCAGGACGACCTGATCAGCAGCCTCGCCGTGGCGGAAATCGACGGCGAGAAGCTCGACGACGACGAGATCTTCTCGTTCCTGCGGCTGCTGTTGCCGGCCGGCGTGGAGACCACTTACCGCTCGCTGGGCAACCTGCTGCTCGGCCTGTTGACCCACCCGGACCAACTCGACGCCGTCCGGGCCGACCGGTCGCTCATCCCGCAGGCCATCGAGGAGGCGGTGCGCTGGGAGGCGCCGCTGCTGACCATCACCCGCGTCGCCGTGCGCGACACTCAGCTGGGTGGCGTCGACATCCCGGCGGGTTCGTCGGTGATGCCGATGCTCGGGGCCGCGAACCGCCAGGAGGACCGCTACGCCGATCCGGACAGCTTCGACATCTTCCGGGCGGCCCGCACGCCAATCTCATGGGGGCACGGCGCGCACGTGTGTATGGGCATGCACCTCGCCCGGCTGGAGATGCGGGTGGCGCTGAACCTGCTGTTCGACCGGCTGCCCAATCTGCGCTTGGACCCTGCGGCCGAGGCCCCCCATATCCGTGGGCAGGTCTTCCGGTCGCCGACCGCCTTGCCCGTGCTGTTCGGCTGA